The Malus sylvestris chromosome 12, drMalSylv7.2, whole genome shotgun sequence genome contains a region encoding:
- the LOC126592694 gene encoding pentatricopeptide repeat-containing protein At5g18950-like: MARAPSSILIFHRHNHCAWPNPNTQIRYLTTETKDFDFTEISQQICKIIRTKPRWEQTLPSHYPSFNFTDPQFFTELLKHQRNVFFSLRFFFWLSSQNGFSPNPVSCNALFTALVEAKACNAAKLLLGHTGFSPDPASLESYIGCLCEGGYVQEAVDVFYRLKGAGLCLSIMTWNAALSGCLKVGRTDIIWILYQEMIECGVVADVETVGYLIQALCVDNNVSKGYEFLRQVLVDGLVPGNAAFNKLISGFCKEKNYTRVSELLHIMILKNRDPDNYTYQEVINWLCKKGKGREGLRVFNDLKDRGYAPDIVMYTTMIRGLCTMDYIGEARKLWFEMIEKGYRPNEYTYNTMILGFCKIGSFEEAKILYKEMCDRGYKETTVSYNAMMRGLCLHGRTDEAYGLLIEMPHKGIVRDLITYNTLIQGFCKEGKIVESTNLFRELLTQGLQPSTYSYTPLIEKLCQVGAVQEAKSLWNDMKNRGLEPTFGTQDYVIIGLCDQGDAAEGMEWFLDMLKSKLKPKRKTFGKLVECLSQRDRLDDSLLVLDFMFRAGYTLEEHICYSLVNKLGGENNHFVETCLGEILEGK, translated from the coding sequence ATGGCTAGAGCTCCGTCGTCAATCCTAATCTTCCACCGCCACAACCACTGTGCCTGGCCAAACCCAAATACCCAAATCAGATACCTCACTACCGAAACCAAAGATTTTGACTTTACAGAAATTTCTCAACAGATTTGTAAGATTATTAGAACAAAACCCAGATGGGAGCAGACTCTGCCATCCCATTACCCTTCTTTTAATTTCACTGACCCCCAATTTTTCACTGAGCTTTTGAAGCACCAAAGGAATGTGTTTTTCTCGCTTCGGTTCTTCTTCTGGTTGAGCTCTCAGAATGGGTTTTCGCCCAACCCCGTTTCATGTAATGCGCTTTTCACTGCGCTCGTGGAGGCTAAGGCCTGCAATGCTGCAAAATTGCTTCTTGGACATACTGGTTTTAGCCCTGATCCTGCTTCATTAGAAAGTTATATTGGGTGTCTTTGCGAGGGTGGATATGTTCAGGAGGCGGTTGATGTGTTTTATAGGTTGAAAGGGGCTGGATTGTGCCTGTCTATAATGACTTGGAATGCGGCTTTGTCAGGTTGCCTTAAAGTGGGTAGGACTGATATTATTTGGATATTGTATCAAGAAATGATAGAATGTGGTGTTGTAGCTGATGTTGAGACTGTTGGGTATCTCATTCAAGCATTATGTGTTGATAACAATGTTTCGAAAGGATATGAGTTTCTTCGGCAGGTTCTGGTAGATGGACTAGTCCCCGGAAATGCTGCTTTCAATAAAttgatttctgggttttgtaaGGAGAAGAATTATACTCGAGTGTCTGAACTCCTCCACATCATGATTTTAAAGAATCGTGACCCGGATAATTATACGTATCAGGAGGTAATCAATTGGCTGTGTAAGAAAGGAAAGGGGCGTGAGGGTTTACGGGTTTTCAATGATCTTAAGGATAGAGGCTATGCCCCAGATATTGTCATGTATACTACCATGATTCGTGGTCTTTGCACAATGGATTATATTGGGGAAGCTAGGAAGCTGTGGTTTGAGATGATTGAGAAGGGATATCGTCCAAATGAGTACACATACAATACAATGATTCTGGGGTTCTGTAAGATTGGTAGTTTTGAAGAGGCCAAGATCTTATACAAGGAGATGTGTGATAGAGGTTATAAAGAAACCACAGTCAGTTACAACGCAATGATGAGAGGACTATGTTTACATGGAAGGACCGATGAGGCATATGGATTACTCATTGAAATGCCCCATAAGGGTATTGTTCGTGATTTGATTACATACAACACTCTAATCCAAGGTTTCTGTAAGGAAGGCAAGATAGTAGAAAGTACAAACTTATTCCGAGAGCTCCTGACTCAAGGCTTACAACCATCAACTTACTCTTACACCCCACTTATTGAAAAGCTTTGTCAGGTTGGAGCTGTACAAGAAGCAAAAAGTTTGTGGAATGATATGAAGAATAGAGGTTTGGAACCAACTTTCGGCACTCAAGATTATGTTATCATTGGATTGTGTGATCAAGGAGATGCTGCAGAGGGAATGGAATGGTTCTTAGACATGTTAAAGAGTAAGCTTAAACCAAAGCGGAAAACTTTTGGGAAACTAGTTGAATGTCTTTCACAAAGAGACAGGTTGGATGATTCTTTACTTGTTTTAGACTTTATGTTTAGGGCAGGTTATACACTGGAAGAACACATATGTTATTCTCTGGTCAATAAGCTTGGCGGGGAGAACAACCATTTCGTTGAAACATGTCTAGGGGAGATCTTAGAAGGAAAGTGA